A genomic region of Lasioglossum baleicum chromosome 16, iyLasBale1, whole genome shotgun sequence contains the following coding sequences:
- the LOC143217391 gene encoding uncharacterized protein LOC143217391, with protein sequence MPFHEFNQVTGRLKQSANTQPLYPVSPRPLQSTEVDIMYDSVRTKPVKVQSPLRAGLSTLSPKLAELFRKYQADLEKPVYTLGGKKDRVLYAITIVGLTVGFTLNMYGLLNMKK encoded by the exons ATGCCGTTTCATGAATTTAATCAAGTTACTGGTCGTTTAAAACAATCCGCAAATACTCAACCTCTTTATCCAGTA AGTCCTCGTCCATTGCAAAGCACAGAGGTAGACATAATGTATGACTCGGTGAGAACTAAACCGGTGAAGGTACAGTCACCTCTCAGAGCCGGACTTTCTACGCTGAGTCCGAAACTGGCAGAGCTCTTCAGGAAGTATCAG GCCGATTTGGAGAAACCCGTTTACACTTTGGGAGGTAAAAAAGACAGGGTCCTGTATGCCATCACTATTGTGGGGCTTACAGTAGGTTTCACGCTGAATATGTATGGTTTATTAAATATGAAAAAGTAA